The Glycine soja cultivar W05 chromosome 6, ASM419377v2, whole genome shotgun sequence genome has a window encoding:
- the LOC114415857 gene encoding auxin-responsive protein SAUR32-like, translated as MQDEKKMKVKKGFLGVQVGLEDDEEGGYSPQRFVIPISYLSHPLFKRLLDKAREVYGYHTDGPLKLPCSVDDFLHLRWRIEKESAPNQNHHNHSHHRLPHALHFHSC; from the coding sequence ATGCAGGAcgagaagaagatgaaggtgAAGAAAGGATTCCTTGGTGTTCAAGTGGGTTTAGAAGACGACGAAGAAGGTGGCTATTCCCCTCAAAGATTCGTGATCCCAATCTCTTACCTTTCCCaccctctcttcaagcgccttcTGGACAAGGCTCGCGAGGTTTACGGCTACCACACCGATGGCCCACTCAAGCTCCCGTGCTCCGTCGACGATTTCCTCCATCTCCGGTGGCGAATCGAGAAAGAGTCTGCTCCAAACCAAAACCACCATAACCACAGCCACCATCGCCTTCCACACGCTTTGCACTTCCACTCTTGTTAG